Proteins co-encoded in one Ignavibacteria bacterium genomic window:
- a CDS encoding MATE family efflux transporter: MLKKILPDPAYSGTILKLALPVIAGLSTQMILSLVDTAMVGRLPDPEYTLAAMGLGLLATWAVVSICSSLSTGTHILVARRYGEKNYAGISAVLFNSFVLTVTIGTLMAIIGWVTADWISGFLSKDDKVADYAAQYMIWRYLGLPFFMITVSFRGFFFGTGNTKVFMFSAIMINLLNILFNYMFIYGKLGAPEMGIAGASLGSSLATVFDAIYYFIVFLGFRNYREKYHFGKSLKIVPEIIKRILKLSVPVSFQNVFILVGFLSFVAITGLLGINQQAATQAIISTLFLSFLPSNGFGIAAQTLVGNELGKDNIAGAKTFGYETAKLATIYTLILSTIFIFFPEVLLHITTEKDSVINAAIPAIKFAGFAQIFFGAGIVFAYGLQSTGKTTFVMMVEVITNLLILVPMSYFLGIYLGYGLPGAWSALILYTTIYMVVMYIKFHTGKWHSMKSF, from the coding sequence ATGCTTAAGAAAATTCTACCTGATCCGGCTTACTCCGGCACCATCCTCAAACTGGCTTTACCTGTTATTGCCGGACTTTCAACTCAGATGATTCTTTCTCTCGTTGACACTGCCATGGTTGGCAGGCTTCCGGATCCGGAATATACTTTGGCAGCAATGGGTTTGGGATTACTCGCCACCTGGGCGGTAGTGAGCATCTGTTCTTCCCTTTCCACCGGAACTCACATACTCGTTGCACGCCGTTATGGTGAAAAAAACTATGCCGGCATCAGTGCTGTGCTTTTCAATTCATTCGTACTCACCGTGACGATTGGTACGCTAATGGCTATCATTGGATGGGTAACTGCCGACTGGATATCCGGATTTCTCTCAAAAGATGATAAAGTTGCCGATTATGCCGCACAATACATGATCTGGAGATACCTCGGACTCCCCTTCTTCATGATTACAGTTTCATTCAGAGGGTTCTTTTTCGGAACGGGAAATACAAAAGTTTTCATGTTCTCGGCGATAATGATAAATCTTTTGAATATTCTGTTCAATTACATGTTCATATACGGGAAACTGGGCGCCCCCGAGATGGGAATTGCCGGTGCATCTCTCGGATCTTCTCTCGCGACAGTGTTTGATGCAATTTATTATTTTATTGTTTTTCTTGGTTTCAGAAACTACAGGGAAAAATATCATTTTGGCAAAAGTCTGAAAATTGTCCCGGAGATTATCAAAAGAATTTTGAAATTGTCAGTTCCCGTTTCTTTCCAAAATGTTTTTATCCTCGTAGGATTCCTCTCTTTTGTTGCAATTACCGGATTACTCGGCATAAATCAGCAAGCCGCAACTCAGGCTATCATTTCCACTCTTTTTCTCTCATTCTTGCCATCCAACGGGTTTGGAATTGCCGCTCAGACCCTAGTGGGTAATGAACTCGGGAAAGATAACATTGCCGGCGCGAAGACATTTGGTTATGAAACTGCAAAACTTGCGACAATATACACACTTATACTTTCCACAATATTCATTTTCTTTCCTGAAGTTCTGCTGCATATCACTACTGAAAAAGATTCGGTCATAAACGCAGCCATTCCGGCAATAAAATTTGCAGGCTTTGCTCAAATATTTTTCGGAGCGGGTATAGTTTTCGCATATGGATTACAATCAACCGGGAAAACCACCTTTGTAATGATGGTAGAGGTAATTACCAATCTCCTGATCCTGGTGCCGATGTCATATTTCCTTGGAATCTATCTTGGATACGGGTTGCCCGGTGCTTGGTCGGCTCTGATTCTATATACGACAATTTACATGGTCGTGATGTATATAAAATTTCACACCGGAAAATGGCACTCGATGAAATCGTTTTAA
- a CDS encoding response regulator, protein MTDSILLLLTLINLVFFIFYFVIFRKRQITPKENDSSSPSGNSETGNSPNPLDNKESSIFFQLLESLFERSSLGILLLDEKGHLIGKNRSAIDILEINSDPDIIGSLDDMERIFPEIFNAERRLKKDFVSYVSYDSVIEKDEKSTFLRVNYFWFKTPAGTDALIIQMSDYTSYKIFENELIRSKNEAQTLNRMKSLFLANMSHEIRTPMNGIIGFSALLKEDLVDQGQLEMAERVYNSAIKLMETLEAVLDLSKLEIENYKSEKHAVDLREIVVQVYNGFNDLVEKKQLKLGYVIPEHPVIIEIDEVILVKIMRQLLSNAIKFTHTGGILIRLGVENQKKQRIISISVEDTGIGISLKDQEIIFDEFRQVSEGIGRNYEGVGIGLSIVKRFCEMIDAKISIKSSPGNGSKFTLKLKSDILMLESDSDGVREKLNNYPKKSILIVEDDYTNRELIKIYLSGEYDITLVSSAKEAIEALEKSSFDFLMTDINLGAGMNGIELFMHIKNTLPNVPVAIAMSAYFLTNTEKECLEAGFTNFISKPLKRKRLFEILDQQY, encoded by the coding sequence ATGACCGACTCTATTCTCCTCCTTTTAACTCTGATAAACCTCGTGTTTTTCATCTTCTATTTCGTCATTTTCAGGAAGAGACAAATTACTCCTAAGGAGAACGATTCTTCATCTCCATCGGGCAATTCAGAAACCGGGAATAGCCCAAACCCCCTTGACAATAAAGAATCCTCCATCTTTTTTCAACTTCTGGAGTCACTGTTCGAACGCTCTTCTCTCGGTATTCTGCTGTTAGATGAAAAAGGGCATCTCATTGGTAAAAACAGAAGTGCCATTGATATTCTGGAAATAAACTCTGATCCGGATATAATCGGAAGTCTTGATGATATGGAGAGAATATTTCCTGAAATTTTTAATGCTGAAAGAAGACTCAAAAAGGACTTTGTCAGCTATGTCAGTTACGATTCTGTGATTGAGAAGGATGAAAAATCAACTTTTCTTCGCGTAAATTACTTTTGGTTTAAGACACCTGCCGGTACAGATGCACTGATTATTCAGATGAGCGACTACACAAGCTACAAGATTTTCGAGAATGAACTTATCCGTTCAAAAAATGAGGCTCAGACTCTCAACCGAATGAAATCATTGTTCCTTGCAAACATGAGCCATGAAATAAGAACACCTATGAATGGCATAATCGGTTTCTCAGCCTTGCTGAAGGAAGATCTTGTGGATCAGGGACAACTTGAGATGGCTGAAAGAGTTTATAACAGCGCCATTAAACTTATGGAAACTCTGGAAGCAGTTCTGGACCTCTCAAAACTTGAAATCGAAAACTACAAATCTGAAAAACATGCTGTGGATTTAAGGGAAATTGTTGTTCAGGTTTATAACGGATTCAACGATTTGGTTGAGAAAAAGCAACTCAAACTTGGTTATGTAATTCCTGAACATCCTGTAATAATTGAAATTGACGAGGTAATACTCGTTAAGATCATGCGACAGCTCCTTTCCAACGCAATAAAGTTTACCCACACGGGTGGGATTTTGATAAGACTCGGAGTTGAAAATCAGAAAAAACAAAGAATCATCTCAATCTCAGTTGAGGACACCGGAATCGGTATTTCACTTAAGGATCAGGAGATAATTTTTGATGAGTTTCGACAGGTTTCTGAAGGAATCGGCAGAAATTATGAAGGCGTTGGCATCGGGTTAAGTATAGTCAAGAGATTTTGTGAGATGATAGATGCTAAAATTTCAATAAAAAGTTCACCGGGGAATGGCTCCAAATTTACTCTTAAATTAAAGTCGGATATCTTGATGCTCGAATCCGATTCTGATGGAGTACGGGAAAAATTGAATAACTATCCCAAAAAGAGCATCCTCATCGTTGAAGATGATTACACAAACCGTGAACTGATCAAAATATACCTTTCCGGAGAGTATGATATTACGCTGGTTTCATCAGCAAAAGAAGCAATCGAAGCTCTCGAAAAATCTTCCTTCGATTTTCTCATGACCGACATTAATCTCGGTGCAGGTATGAACGGGATCGAACTCTTCATGCATATAAAAAATACTTTACCAAATGTGCCGGTGGCTATTGCCATGTCCGCATACTTTCTTACCAATACTGAAAAGGAATGTCTCGAAGCCGGTTTTACCAATTTTATCTCTAAACCGCTAAAACGAAAAAGACTCTTTGAGATTTTAGATCAACAATATTAA
- a CDS encoding DoxX family membrane protein translates to MSRELVQKILLISLGVMFIFSGISKLFPIEAFETVTVQQGIMNWELVPWFSRAMISFELFLGLLFLFNIKLRKFTLPASFLLLLTFTVYLAILEFSGKGGDNCGCFGELVPMTALQSILKNLIFMGAVGYLYFSIEAEKKYTFVHVAAGYVVVLALLLIVFPVKAYEVLKAPEISKPLLKPAENDSLIQAAKTDSLKAIEKGKDKKKDTVTVKKSDDKPPLASKYPPVVSIYSQLVPGADRGIMIVAFLSLDCDHCLAVATALNQNSASLKEAGRYYLFLGSEDQIEPFFSQSGGSVSNNLLTPQKFYPHLNSAPPKVILLVNGNIVMTMEGESVNVKTLIDKINELTLTYLI, encoded by the coding sequence ATGTCGCGAGAGCTGGTTCAGAAAATTTTGTTGATTTCGCTTGGTGTTATGTTCATCTTCTCCGGAATAAGTAAACTTTTTCCAATTGAGGCGTTTGAGACTGTTACTGTGCAACAGGGGATAATGAATTGGGAACTGGTTCCCTGGTTTTCGAGGGCAATGATCTCGTTTGAGTTGTTTCTGGGATTATTGTTTCTGTTCAACATCAAGTTACGAAAGTTTACCCTTCCGGCATCTTTTTTGTTGCTGCTAACTTTCACAGTTTATCTGGCAATTCTCGAGTTCAGTGGAAAGGGCGGCGACAATTGTGGTTGTTTTGGTGAACTGGTTCCAATGACGGCACTTCAATCGATTCTGAAGAATCTGATTTTTATGGGTGCTGTCGGTTATCTCTATTTCTCAATTGAAGCAGAGAAGAAATACACATTCGTTCATGTAGCTGCCGGTTATGTTGTCGTACTGGCATTGTTGCTGATTGTTTTTCCCGTTAAAGCCTATGAGGTGCTGAAAGCACCGGAAATCTCGAAACCGTTGCTCAAACCGGCTGAAAACGATTCCCTGATTCAGGCAGCAAAAACAGACAGCCTGAAAGCAATTGAGAAGGGAAAAGATAAGAAGAAAGATACTGTCACAGTGAAAAAGTCTGATGACAAGCCACCTTTGGCATCAAAATATCCCCCGGTCGTCTCGATATACAGTCAACTTGTACCCGGAGCGGACAGGGGAATTATGATTGTGGCTTTTTTGAGTCTTGATTGTGATCACTGTCTTGCAGTCGCAACAGCTTTGAATCAAAATTCGGCATCTCTTAAAGAAGCCGGAAGATATTATTTGTTTTTAGGATCTGAGGATCAGATTGAACCGTTTTTTTCTCAGTCGGGTGGGAGTGTCTCAAACAATCTGTTGACACCACAAAAATTTTATCCTCACCTTAATTCGGCCCCCCCGAAAGTAATACTTTTGGTAAACGGTAATATTGTGATGACCATGGAAGGTGAGAGTGTGAATGTAAAAACACTAATCGACAAAATTAATGAATTGACACTAACTTATTTGATATAA
- a CDS encoding ATP-binding protein yields the protein MELTRSISIVNKIEETVQVTELIESTAQEVGFPQKDIYDILIAVDEILSNIVYYAYEEGEEGRIEIKLIFKDKSLNIEFIDEGREFNPLVKSDPDLSIPPEEREIGGLGIFIVKKLMDSVVYSREGKRNILKITKTKTGE from the coding sequence ATGGAATTAACAAGAAGTATCTCGATAGTAAACAAAATAGAAGAGACTGTGCAGGTAACCGAATTAATCGAGTCGACTGCACAGGAAGTTGGTTTCCCTCAAAAGGATATTTATGACATTTTGATAGCAGTCGATGAAATATTGTCGAACATTGTTTACTATGCCTATGAGGAAGGGGAAGAGGGGCGAATCGAAATCAAGTTGATTTTCAAAGACAAGTCCCTTAATATCGAATTTATCGACGAAGGCAGGGAATTCAATCCTTTGGTAAAGTCCGATCCTGATCTTTCCATTCCACCTGAGGAGCGAGAAATTGGAGGGTTGGGAATTTTCATAGTTAAAAAATTAATGGATTCTGTAGTCTACTCCCGGGAGGGAAAAAGGAATATTTTGAAGATTACTAAAACAAAAACCGGAGAATAA
- a CDS encoding STAS domain-containing protein, whose translation MEIKINRSAGQLELELDGRLDITFQEVLENAVTDAFAEKPEKVIINCAKLTFISSAGLRVFMKAHKLSATSGTQLFISNLNETTRKIFDITGYLSIFNLID comes from the coding sequence ATGGAAATTAAAATTAACCGGAGCGCCGGACAATTGGAACTGGAACTTGATGGAAGACTCGATATAACTTTTCAGGAAGTGCTTGAGAACGCTGTTACCGATGCTTTCGCTGAAAAACCGGAAAAAGTGATTATCAACTGTGCAAAACTCACTTTTATTTCGAGTGCCGGTCTTCGAGTTTTTATGAAGGCACACAAACTTTCAGCAACTTCGGGTACTCAACTTTTTATATCAAATTTAAATGAAACAACCAGAAAGATATTTGATATCACAGGATACCTTTCTATTTTTAATTTAATCGATTAA
- a CDS encoding STAS domain-containing protein, translating into MDITKSTKSDVTILELKGRCEIQDFDLLSKHLTDIIELGEKRLILDFSSLHFINSAGLRAIIVAVQKMNNASGKVVFCNVNETVEKLFGITGYSSLLERYSSVEEALKGIKG; encoded by the coding sequence ATGGATATTACCAAAAGTACAAAAAGTGATGTAACAATTCTTGAACTGAAGGGACGGTGTGAGATTCAGGATTTTGATCTTTTGAGTAAGCACTTGACCGACATTATCGAATTGGGTGAAAAGAGGCTTATTTTGGATTTTTCGTCACTTCATTTTATCAATAGTGCCGGTTTAAGAGCCATAATTGTGGCAGTACAAAAGATGAACAATGCATCCGGAAAAGTGGTTTTTTGCAATGTAAACGAGACGGTTGAAAAACTTTTCGGGATCACAGGCTACTCCTCGCTGCTCGAAAGATACTCATCTGTCGAAGAAGCTCTAAAAGGTATAAAAGGTTAG
- a CDS encoding WD40 repeat domain-containing protein — MPNYFAAVLFLLCTLMVNFSYPQAGKIVPQNNHSSGVRTAIISPDGTICITSGFDNLLKIWDYDTGILTGNIKNLPGVVNAMNFFSGNIILTGDSKGAVSLYDIETMKLLSKRKISSRAINSVVFDKTSNMIWCSGFGGLLVGLDPDSLTTLFDMKNLPADINTATFAKETGILYLGATSGKLYLFDTRKQKITDSSEIFDSDVSGLQNFNEGKVLLASSFNGDIKFFDCNPAGIPKQNRVISTKPVSMITSLSASPSGKLAAATTLENQILLINIGEKTVYKSFKAHEYTLSLFLFKNDTEGVSFSFGFRSLFWDLNKTELEKREFNSFQGEIALFVSGKDYLVYSTPDGDVFRVVLNETFKPVNIYKALSPVTALSLNNNGKKVAIGNQDGEICVINLQNGEINLLEKIHEKEIISIKFSKDFLISSGGDRKLKIMPANALGALSAITSELKGKFTSVGFSEELKLATAGTYEGVIYFVDPFTGKKESTFSGHTGAVNSVVTGDKGEYMVSTSDDRTTRFWNTNQLFNFRTYQNDNGIVSGAIFNTKGSVLTTGDGGLLSSIDIDKGAISQFEESDFALTGLSEFGKSHVAALSSTGLLQIWDRMNGDLEYTLFIHDGKISLLSMKDAVEFTNGDSKLLFKIAVPKNIETGKNTVKKPLDNLKPVF; from the coding sequence ATGCCTAACTATTTCGCGGCGGTTTTATTCCTGTTATGTACCTTAATGGTCAACTTTTCTTACCCTCAGGCAGGAAAAATTGTTCCCCAGAACAATCATTCCAGCGGAGTGAGAACTGCCATTATCTCACCAGACGGTACAATCTGCATAACCTCCGGATTCGATAATCTGCTTAAGATTTGGGATTACGATACAGGCATTTTGACCGGAAATATTAAAAATTTGCCGGGAGTTGTCAATGCAATGAATTTTTTCTCAGGGAATATTATACTTACCGGTGACTCAAAAGGGGCGGTCAGCCTCTACGATATTGAGACAATGAAGCTTTTATCAAAAAGAAAAATTTCATCAAGGGCAATAAACAGTGTGGTCTTCGATAAAACTTCAAATATGATTTGGTGTAGCGGCTTTGGAGGTCTTCTGGTCGGGCTGGATCCTGATTCCCTGACCACACTTTTTGATATGAAAAATCTTCCCGCAGATATTAATACAGCCACTTTTGCCAAAGAAACCGGTATTCTGTATTTGGGGGCAACTTCAGGAAAGCTGTATCTCTTCGATACCCGTAAACAGAAAATCACTGATTCGAGCGAGATTTTCGATTCAGATGTTTCAGGACTTCAAAATTTTAACGAAGGGAAAGTGCTGCTTGCTTCATCTTTTAACGGTGACATCAAATTTTTTGATTGTAATCCTGCCGGAATTCCTAAACAAAACAGAGTCATCAGCACAAAACCTGTTTCAATGATTACTTCATTGTCAGCTTCCCCCTCCGGAAAACTGGCAGCAGCTACAACCCTCGAGAATCAGATTTTATTGATTAACATCGGTGAAAAAACCGTTTACAAATCTTTTAAAGCCCACGAATATACACTGTCGCTTTTCCTGTTCAAAAATGATACCGAGGGTGTCAGTTTCTCATTCGGCTTCAGATCACTTTTTTGGGATCTAAACAAAACAGAACTGGAAAAAAGAGAATTTAACTCTTTTCAGGGAGAAATTGCACTCTTCGTATCAGGAAAAGACTATCTTGTCTACTCCACTCCCGATGGTGATGTATTTAGAGTGGTTTTAAATGAAACATTCAAACCGGTAAATATCTATAAGGCTCTCTCCCCGGTTACTGCCTTATCTCTCAACAACAACGGCAAAAAAGTGGCAATTGGCAACCAGGATGGAGAAATTTGTGTGATTAACCTTCAAAACGGAGAGATCAATCTGTTGGAGAAAATCCACGAAAAGGAAATAATCTCAATTAAGTTCAGCAAGGATTTTCTGATTTCAAGTGGTGGAGACCGAAAATTAAAAATTATGCCCGCCAATGCTTTAGGTGCCCTCAGCGCAATCACATCAGAACTGAAGGGTAAATTTACATCCGTGGGATTTTCTGAGGAGCTTAAACTCGCTACGGCCGGGACATATGAAGGTGTTATTTATTTTGTCGACCCGTTCACAGGGAAAAAGGAAAGCACTTTTTCCGGTCATACAGGTGCGGTGAACTCGGTTGTTACCGGTGATAAAGGTGAATATATGGTTTCAACTTCTGATGACCGGACTACCCGTTTTTGGAACACGAATCAGTTGTTTAATTTTAGAACCTATCAGAATGACAACGGTATTGTTTCGGGTGCAATTTTCAACACTAAAGGAAGCGTCCTGACAACGGGAGATGGCGGACTTCTATCGTCAATAGATATCGACAAGGGAGCAATTTCTCAATTCGAAGAGAGTGATTTCGCTTTGACCGGTTTATCCGAATTTGGTAAATCACATGTTGCAGCGCTTTCCTCTACCGGATTGTTACAGATTTGGGACAGAATGAACGGGGATCTCGAGTATACTCTTTTCATCCATGATGGAAAAATCAGTCTGCTCTCCATGAAGGATGCTGTGGAATTTACAAACGGCGATAGTAAACTGTTGTTCAAAATCGCCGTTCCAAAAAATATCGAGACAGGGAAAAATACCGTCAAGAAACCGTTAGACAATCTAAAGCCGGTTTTCTAA
- a CDS encoding phosphoribosylformylglycinamidine cyclo-ligase: protein MSETYEKAGVSIEAGEETVRRIKKMAKSTFNKSVLSDIGLFGSFYELDLEKYKKPVLVSSVDGVGTKLKVAFAMGKHDSVGHDLVNHCVNDIAVCGAEPLYFLDYMAFGKLNPAVAEDIVKGFTQGCLENGCALIGGETAEMPGLYNEGEYDMSGTIVGVVEKEKVINGSKIKNGDLLIGFKSSGLHTNGYSLARKVLFSKFLPTDYSEDLGKSYGEELLSIHKSYLKLIRAFTEHDLVSGLSHITGGGIEGNTNRILREGLALSIDWSAWEIPAIFNIIQKTGNISDEEMRHVFNLGVGLVAVVPESNVDAITKISLKEGETPVVMGKVVTA, encoded by the coding sequence TTGAGCGAGACATATGAAAAGGCCGGTGTAAGTATAGAAGCCGGTGAAGAAACTGTAAGAAGAATCAAGAAAATGGCAAAATCCACTTTTAATAAAAGTGTTCTGAGTGATATCGGGCTTTTTGGCTCATTTTATGAACTTGATCTTGAAAAATATAAAAAACCGGTTCTGGTTTCGAGTGTGGACGGGGTTGGAACAAAGTTGAAAGTGGCATTTGCGATGGGAAAACACGACTCGGTTGGGCACGATCTTGTGAATCATTGTGTTAATGATATCGCTGTATGCGGAGCGGAGCCTTTGTATTTTTTGGATTACATGGCATTCGGGAAACTGAATCCTGCCGTTGCAGAGGATATTGTGAAAGGCTTTACACAGGGCTGCCTCGAAAACGGTTGTGCACTTATTGGTGGGGAGACCGCTGAGATGCCTGGTTTATACAACGAAGGAGAATACGACATGTCGGGAACCATCGTTGGCGTTGTTGAAAAGGAAAAGGTAATAAACGGATCAAAAATTAAGAATGGTGATCTGCTGATAGGATTCAAGTCCTCAGGTTTGCATACGAACGGTTACTCTCTTGCGAGGAAAGTATTATTCTCAAAGTTTTTACCGACTGACTATTCGGAGGATCTTGGTAAATCCTATGGTGAGGAATTGTTGAGCATCCACAAATCATATTTAAAATTGATTAGAGCCTTTACTGAGCATGATCTGGTTTCGGGGCTCTCCCATATCACCGGAGGAGGTATAGAAGGAAACACAAACAGAATTCTACGGGAAGGTTTGGCTCTCTCTATCGATTGGTCCGCCTGGGAGATTCCTGCAATATTTAATATCATCCAAAAGACCGGCAACATTTCCGATGAAGAGATGCGGCATGTCTTCAATCTTGGAGTCGGGCTTGTTGCAGTGGTACCGGAATCCAATGTTGACGCTATTACAAAAATCTCCCTGAAAGAAGGTGAGACTCCTGTTGTAATGGGTAAGGTGGTAACCGCATAG
- a CDS encoding M1 family metallopeptidase — MRRFIPLAVLILSFSINTFSQDVTGKPFDTCIDVISYHLELNLVDAFKKRNNRAFEGEEIISLAVKHIPKDGNIWLNASKNSIEIKSVSGHLQISERDGDKVRFLLDKSVKKGDTIVFSMKYAHTGVIDEGLFVSPGSVFTNNAPIEARDWFICKDHPSDKAFFSAKISVPSNITVGAVGLLESVSDSAGIKKWYWKSRHPMSTYLMVFSASSDYKTEKFIVTSKLTGNEIPVELYWRKGEDKESVDYIRKAMPYMLDFFEERFGKYPFEKIGFATLTSDFPYGGMENQSFITLCAGCWDELLIVHEFSHQWFGDLVSPKSWKDLWLNEGFAEYMEAHWVEIWTPKEKNYYKSIIEDYANYYFIINPKEAISEKSWDYNTPPGGELYNPALVYKKAACVIHMLRQELGDSTFFHLLKSFVTDPSLMYANASTEDFVKLTNEVSGKDYSWFFHQWLDFPGHPVYANRTRLFSENGADWLEITFIQKEWERVYYKTNFELLVEYEDGSKEIFKGFNKENGETFRFRTGKGAKSVIFDPDNKIVLKKEE; from the coding sequence ATGAGGCGATTCATTCCTTTAGCCGTTCTGATTTTATCTTTTTCGATTAACACTTTTTCGCAAGATGTTACCGGAAAACCTTTCGACACTTGTATCGATGTAATTTCGTATCATCTTGAACTCAACCTCGTAGATGCATTCAAAAAGAGAAACAATCGAGCTTTTGAGGGAGAGGAGATTATCTCTCTTGCGGTCAAACACATTCCTAAAGATGGAAATATCTGGCTAAATGCTTCGAAGAATTCAATTGAAATTAAAAGTGTGTCAGGTCATCTACAAATTTCAGAACGGGATGGTGACAAAGTCCGTTTTCTACTTGATAAAAGTGTAAAAAAGGGGGACACGATAGTCTTCTCGATGAAATATGCACATACCGGAGTGATTGACGAAGGATTGTTTGTTTCTCCCGGGTCCGTCTTCACCAATAATGCACCGATAGAAGCGAGGGACTGGTTCATTTGTAAAGATCATCCGAGTGACAAGGCATTTTTCTCCGCTAAAATTTCGGTGCCATCCAACATCACTGTAGGTGCCGTAGGACTGCTCGAAAGTGTCAGCGATTCAGCAGGTATTAAAAAATGGTACTGGAAGAGCCGGCACCCGATGTCCACCTATTTAATGGTCTTTTCCGCTTCTTCAGATTACAAAACTGAAAAGTTTATTGTGACTTCTAAATTGACCGGCAATGAAATTCCGGTTGAACTATACTGGCGGAAGGGGGAGGACAAAGAGAGTGTGGACTATATCAGAAAAGCAATGCCATATATGCTCGATTTCTTCGAGGAGAGATTTGGTAAGTATCCTTTCGAGAAGATAGGTTTTGCAACTCTTACTTCAGATTTTCCTTATGGTGGCATGGAAAACCAGTCTTTCATAACGCTTTGTGCCGGTTGCTGGGACGAACTGCTCATTGTACACGAATTTTCGCATCAGTGGTTTGGTGATCTTGTCTCTCCCAAGAGCTGGAAAGACCTGTGGTTAAATGAGGGCTTTGCTGAGTATATGGAAGCCCATTGGGTCGAGATTTGGACACCAAAAGAGAAGAACTACTACAAATCGATCATTGAAGACTATGCGAATTACTATTTTATCATAAACCCCAAGGAAGCCATCTCGGAAAAATCGTGGGACTATAATACTCCTCCAGGAGGTGAACTTTACAATCCTGCACTTGTATATAAAAAAGCCGCGTGTGTCATTCACATGTTAAGGCAGGAGCTTGGAGATTCAACATTTTTCCATTTGTTGAAAAGTTTCGTGACTGACCCCTCCTTAATGTACGCAAATGCATCAACAGAAGATTTTGTAAAACTGACTAATGAAGTGAGTGGAAAAGACTATTCGTGGTTCTTCCATCAGTGGCTTGATTTCCCGGGTCACCCGGTTTATGCGAACAGGACCCGCTTGTTCAGCGAGAATGGTGCCGACTGGCTCGAGATTACTTTCATTCAGAAGGAGTGGGAACGGGTATATTACAAAACAAATTTTGAGCTTCTGGTTGAATATGAAGATGGAAGCAAAGAAATTTTCAAGGGATTCAACAAAGAGAATGGAGAGACTTTTAGATTCAGAACAGGAAAAGGTGCGAAATCCGTAATTTTTGATCCCGACAATAAAATTGTGTTGAAGAAGGAGGAATAA
- a CDS encoding histidine triad nucleotide-binding protein, protein MAETIFSKIIRKEIPANIVFENDEVLAFKDINPKAPVHILIIPKLEIDKIQNFDLPKNPELLASLFDAAQKIAVSEGIDKSGYRLVINNGDDGGQEVHHLHIHLLGGRKMTWPPG, encoded by the coding sequence ATGGCAGAAACCATCTTTTCTAAAATCATTCGAAAAGAAATCCCGGCAAACATCGTTTTTGAAAATGATGAAGTGCTTGCTTTCAAGGATATCAATCCGAAAGCTCCGGTTCATATTCTTATAATTCCAAAACTGGAAATTGATAAAATTCAAAATTTCGATTTGCCAAAAAACCCGGAATTACTTGCCTCCCTCTTCGATGCTGCACAAAAAATTGCAGTGTCCGAAGGGATCGACAAATCAGGTTACAGACTGGTAATCAACAACGGGGATGACGGCGGACAGGAGGTTCATCATCTCCATATCCACCTGCTCGGAGGCAGAAAAATGACATGGCCTCCCGGTTGA